The Pseudomonas sp. DG56-2 genome contains a region encoding:
- a CDS encoding acyl-CoA dehydrogenase family protein — protein sequence MDFELNEDQRAIAEMAGSLMSDFCTDEYLRDWDLSGQAYMQQLWASCVETGLHALAIPEVAGGSGLGMIELMQILDAQGGALAQVPLWRHQLAAATLAQFGGAAVAPWVERAVAATGLLTLSLDGLTNVRGIELHASPEADGWRLDGRIAALALAEQSNAALVLAQVAGQPRLVLVDLQQAGIRSVPGVMTHGEALADLQVEGVMLSSDHVLPGAALDWLAPRAIAALASLQLGVSAEQVHRTVAYVSERQQFNRSIGSFQAVQMSMADTHVQLEVLRSALWQLCYRLDAGLPAPSEALATAYLACEAGHRIGHTAQHVHGGIGVDLSYPIHRFLYWSRALSSALGGSSAILERLGDWLSDNDTLGWKYDLDEHQAL from the coding sequence ATGGACTTTGAACTCAATGAAGATCAGCGCGCCATTGCCGAAATGGCCGGCAGCCTGATGAGCGACTTTTGCACCGACGAGTACCTGCGCGACTGGGATCTTTCCGGGCAGGCCTATATGCAGCAATTGTGGGCCAGCTGTGTGGAGACCGGGCTGCACGCCCTGGCCATTCCCGAGGTGGCGGGTGGCAGCGGCCTGGGCATGATCGAGCTGATGCAGATCCTCGATGCCCAGGGCGGCGCTCTGGCGCAAGTACCGCTGTGGCGTCACCAATTGGCGGCAGCAACCTTGGCGCAGTTTGGTGGTGCGGCAGTGGCCCCGTGGGTTGAACGGGCCGTCGCGGCGACGGGGTTATTGACCCTTTCCCTTGATGGCCTGACCAACGTGCGCGGCATCGAACTGCACGCCAGCCCCGAGGCGGACGGCTGGCGCCTGGACGGACGTATCGCAGCGTTGGCCCTGGCCGAACAGTCGAACGCTGCGCTGGTATTGGCCCAGGTCGCAGGACAACCACGGCTGGTACTGGTCGATTTGCAGCAGGCCGGTATCCGTAGCGTGCCTGGGGTCATGACCCATGGCGAAGCGCTGGCAGACCTGCAGGTGGAGGGGGTCATGCTCAGCAGCGATCACGTGCTGCCTGGCGCGGCGCTGGACTGGCTGGCTCCGCGTGCCATTGCAGCCCTGGCGTCGTTGCAGTTGGGCGTCAGCGCCGAGCAGGTGCACCGCACGGTTGCTTACGTGAGTGAGCGCCAGCAGTTCAACCGCAGTATCGGCAGCTTCCAGGCCGTGCAGATGAGCATGGCCGACACCCACGTGCAGCTTGAAGTACTGCGCAGTGCCCTGTGGCAACTGTGCTATCGCCTCGACGCCGGACTGCCAGCGCCTTCCGAGGCCCTGGCCACTGCGTACCTGGCGTGCGAGGCCGGCCACCGCATTGGTCACACCGCACAGCATGTGCACGGTGGTATTGGCGTTGACCTTTCATACCCAATCCATCGGTTCCTGTATTGGAGCCGGGCACTGAGCAGTGCATTGGGAGGATCGTCGGCGATCCTGGAACGTCTCGGCGACTGGCTGAGCGATAACGACACCTTGGGATGGAAATATGACCTCGATGAACACCAAGCGCTTTGA
- a CDS encoding bifunctional MaoC family dehydratase N-terminal/OB-fold nucleic acid binding domain-containing protein — protein MADPELLSKVRALVGRQYGRVNAWDEVNAPMIRQWCEVIGLENPLYTDPLTAANSCNDGIIAPPPMLQIWCMEGFHINNYAPGSTTENPYEVLTLIESYGYPSVVAVNSELTFERNLRLGEKLYYTTRLESVGDEKTTGLGTGFFVTLVMSYFSQLASGDEKVGELLFRVFKFKPANVEKREATPQAEAGAAPVAKRPAPGISDDTRFFWEGCQQGKLLIQRCTECATLRHPPAPVCMECHSFDWDTLQASGKGKLYSFVVMHYPQVAPFDHPNPIGLIELDEGVRLLAGLAGVKREDINIGQRVQVEFQTFDDDLALPLFRPLAE, from the coding sequence TTGGCTGATCCAGAATTGCTATCCAAAGTACGCGCCCTGGTTGGGCGCCAATACGGTCGCGTGAACGCCTGGGACGAAGTCAACGCGCCAATGATTCGCCAGTGGTGCGAAGTCATCGGCCTTGAAAACCCGCTCTACACCGATCCCTTGACGGCCGCCAACAGCTGCAACGACGGCATCATTGCGCCGCCGCCAATGCTGCAGATCTGGTGCATGGAAGGCTTTCACATCAATAACTACGCACCGGGCTCGACCACCGAGAACCCTTATGAAGTGCTCACGCTGATCGAAAGCTACGGCTATCCGTCGGTGGTGGCGGTGAACTCGGAGCTGACCTTCGAACGCAACCTGCGCCTGGGCGAGAAGCTGTACTACACCACACGCCTGGAATCGGTTGGCGATGAGAAAACCACGGGCCTGGGCACTGGCTTCTTCGTCACCCTGGTCATGAGCTACTTCTCGCAACTGGCGAGCGGCGACGAGAAGGTCGGCGAGCTGTTGTTCCGGGTGTTCAAGTTCAAGCCGGCCAACGTCGAGAAACGCGAGGCCACGCCGCAAGCCGAAGCCGGCGCAGCCCCGGTGGCCAAGCGTCCAGCCCCGGGTATCAGCGATGACACGCGTTTTTTCTGGGAAGGCTGCCAGCAGGGCAAGTTGTTGATCCAGCGCTGCACCGAGTGCGCCACGTTGCGTCATCCACCGGCGCCAGTGTGCATGGAATGTCATTCGTTCGACTGGGACACCCTGCAAGCCAGCGGCAAGGGCAAGTTGTACTCCTTTGTGGTGATGCATTACCCGCAGGTGGCGCCGTTCGACCATCCCAACCCGATCGGCTTGATCGAGCTTGACGAAGGTGTGCGCCTGCTTGCAGGCCTGGCCGGGGTCAAGCGTGAAGACATAAACATTGGTCAGCGGGTGCAGGTCGAGTTCCAGACCTTCGACGACGACCTGGCGTTGCCGTTGTTCCGGCCGTTGGCAGAGTAG
- a CDS encoding SDR family oxidoreductase yields the protein MSGHSQLDYNGKVVLVTGGTKGIGAGIARSFLAAGATVIVCGRTAPEQLPGVGAAQAAFIAADVRDPDALQGLFDSIQHEYGRLDVLINNAGGSPSADAGSASPRFHEGIIRLNLIAPLNVAQHANRLMQAQAGGGCIVFIGSISALRASPGTAAYGAAKAGVLALVQSLAVEWAPKVRVVAVSPGLVRTELAHLHYGDETGIAAVSAGIPAGRMATPEDIGNACLYIASSQASYASGCNLLLHGGGERPAYLSAAQVAPH from the coding sequence ATGAGTGGTCATTCGCAGCTGGATTACAACGGCAAGGTAGTACTGGTCACCGGCGGCACTAAAGGAATCGGCGCAGGAATTGCCCGCAGTTTTCTTGCAGCCGGCGCCACGGTGATCGTGTGTGGGCGCACCGCGCCAGAGCAATTGCCAGGTGTTGGCGCTGCGCAGGCGGCGTTTATCGCCGCCGATGTGCGCGACCCGGACGCCTTGCAAGGCCTGTTTGACAGTATCCAGCACGAGTATGGGCGCCTTGATGTGCTGATCAACAATGCCGGTGGTAGCCCTTCGGCCGACGCCGGCAGTGCCTCGCCACGGTTTCACGAGGGCATTATCCGCCTCAACCTGATTGCCCCGCTCAACGTTGCCCAGCACGCCAATCGGCTGATGCAGGCGCAGGCCGGCGGCGGTTGCATTGTCTTTATCGGCAGCATCAGCGCGCTGCGCGCCTCGCCCGGCACCGCAGCCTACGGCGCGGCCAAGGCCGGGGTGCTGGCCCTGGTGCAGTCGCTGGCGGTCGAATGGGCGCCGAAGGTGCGGGTGGTGGCCGTCAGCCCTGGCCTGGTGCGCACCGAGCTTGCCCATCTGCACTACGGCGACGAAACCGGTATCGCCGCAGTCAGCGCCGGTATTCCGGCCGGGCGCATGGCCACCCCTGAAGACATCGGCAATGCCTGTTTGTACATCGCTTCCTCGCAGGCGTCCTACGCCAGCGGTTGCAACCTGTTGCTCCATGGTGGCGGTGAACGCCCGGCTTATCTCAGCGCAGCGCAGGTTGCGCCGCACTGA
- a CDS encoding FadD3 family acyl-CoA ligase → MTACTASLGTLHAWNPLPLSIPALLFASAQRYAGRAAIEQDGIVTDYQALPGLALGVCRSLMALGIEAGDRVAIWAPNCRDWVIAALGVHCAGAVLVPINTRMKGAEVADILTRSQARVLLMQGAFLGLDYQAMLAPLRPPSLEQLVLFGQGQPQQATDLDWATFLAKGAAVSEAHARQRAEAVSAEDLSDLLFTSGTTGKPKGVMSAHGQNVRAFNEYVRVIGLQPGDRYLIINPFFHAFGYKAGWLTCLLAGATILPHAVFDAEAVFQRIAAERISVLPGPPTLYLSMLAHPRLAETDLSSLRIAVTGSSTIPPVLIERMRRELGLKVVTTAYGLTECGGLATICNPDDPADIVAATSGRAIAGTEVCIRTRDNQPVAEGESGEICLRGFHVMRGYFNDPEATAQAIDAEGWLHTGDIGNLDAQGNLKITDRLKDMFIVGGFNCYPAEIEAGLIEHPAIAQVAVIGVADERMGEVGCACVVLRSGQQLDEPALIAWARERMANYKVPRHVRFFQALPVNASNKVVKSELRQAVFIVHSDEVAERVSP, encoded by the coding sequence ATGACTGCATGTACCGCTTCACTGGGCACCTTGCATGCCTGGAACCCGCTGCCGTTGTCGATCCCTGCCTTGTTGTTCGCCAGTGCCCAACGCTATGCCGGTCGGGCCGCTATCGAGCAAGACGGCATTGTCACTGATTACCAGGCGTTGCCAGGGTTGGCGCTGGGGGTTTGCCGTAGCCTGATGGCACTGGGGATCGAGGCGGGCGACCGGGTGGCGATCTGGGCACCGAACTGCCGTGACTGGGTGATTGCTGCGTTGGGCGTGCATTGCGCCGGAGCGGTGCTGGTGCCGATCAACACGCGCATGAAAGGCGCCGAAGTGGCCGATATTCTCACGCGCAGCCAGGCCCGTGTACTGCTGATGCAGGGCGCGTTTCTGGGCCTTGACTATCAGGCGATGTTGGCGCCGTTGCGCCCGCCGAGCCTCGAACAGTTGGTGCTGTTCGGCCAAGGCCAGCCACAACAGGCAACGGACCTGGACTGGGCGACGTTCCTCGCCAAGGGCGCGGCAGTCAGTGAGGCACACGCCCGCCAGCGCGCAGAGGCGGTTAGCGCCGAGGACCTGTCCGATCTGCTGTTTACCTCCGGTACCACCGGCAAGCCCAAGGGGGTGATGAGCGCCCACGGCCAGAACGTGCGCGCCTTCAACGAATATGTGCGGGTGATTGGCCTGCAGCCAGGTGATCGCTACCTGATCATCAACCCGTTTTTCCATGCCTTTGGCTACAAGGCCGGCTGGCTGACCTGCCTGCTGGCGGGCGCCACCATTCTGCCTCATGCGGTGTTCGATGCCGAGGCGGTATTCCAGCGCATTGCCGCCGAACGCATCAGTGTCCTGCCGGGGCCACCGACCCTGTACCTATCGATGCTGGCGCACCCGCGCCTGGCTGAAACCGACCTGTCGAGCCTGCGTATTGCCGTGACCGGCTCATCGACCATTCCTCCCGTGCTGATCGAGCGCATGCGCCGCGAGCTGGGCCTGAAGGTCGTGACCACCGCCTACGGCCTGACCGAGTGTGGCGGCCTGGCGACCATTTGCAACCCGGATGATCCTGCCGATATCGTCGCTGCGACCAGTGGCCGGGCCATCGCCGGTACCGAGGTGTGCATCCGCACCCGCGACAACCAGCCTGTCGCCGAGGGCGAATCCGGAGAAATCTGCCTGCGTGGCTTTCATGTCATGCGCGGTTATTTCAATGACCCCGAGGCCACGGCGCAGGCTATCGATGCCGAGGGTTGGCTGCACACCGGCGACATCGGCAACCTGGATGCGCAGGGCAACCTGAAAATCACCGACCGGCTCAAGGACATGTTCATCGTCGGTGGCTTCAACTGCTACCCGGCAGAAATCGAGGCTGGCCTGATCGAACACCCAGCCATTGCCCAGGTCGCGGTGATCGGTGTCGCCGATGAGCGCATGGGCGAGGTGGGCTGTGCCTGCGTGGTCCTGCGCAGCGGCCAACAACTGGACGAGCCGGCACTGATCGCCTGGGCCCGGGAACGCATGGCCAACTACAAGGTGCCGCGCCACGTACGGTTCTTCCAGGCGCTGCCGGTGAATGCTTCGAACAAAGTGGTGAAAAGTGAATTGCGCCAGGCGGTTTTCATCGTCCATTCAGACGAAGTTGCCGAGCGCGTTTCTCCTTAG
- a CDS encoding ferredoxin--NADP reductase, with translation MSAAATASLDYLTLRVTRVIEETADSRSLEFEVPDALAERFRYRPGQFLTLRVPHQEAWLPRCYSLSSTPLLDEPLRVTIKRVRDGRASNWLCDAVQAGDNLQVLVPAGVFVPRQLDTDLLLFGGGSGVTPVLSILRSALLAGNGRILLIYANRDEASVIFRDQLKALAAAHPQRLQVIHWLDSVQGIPTVSQLAELARPFASAEAFICGPGPFMEAAVDALQTLGMPGKQVHVERFVSLPEEGEVKALPAVDTSGPGSQLSVRLDGEEFEVPCAEGETLLEAMRRAGLQPPSSCLVGSCATCMCTVESGEVQMLRNEALDQQEIDQGWTLACQSLARSEHLRVLFPE, from the coding sequence ATGTCAGCCGCTGCCACTGCAAGCCTGGATTACCTGACCCTGCGCGTGACCCGCGTGATCGAAGAAACCGCCGACAGCCGCTCGCTGGAATTTGAAGTGCCCGATGCGCTGGCTGAGCGCTTTCGCTATCGACCCGGGCAGTTTCTGACCCTGCGCGTGCCGCACCAGGAGGCCTGGTTGCCGCGCTGTTACTCGCTGTCGAGTACGCCACTGCTCGACGAGCCGTTGCGGGTCACGATCAAACGGGTGCGTGATGGTCGTGCCTCGAACTGGTTGTGCGACGCCGTGCAGGCGGGGGACAACCTGCAAGTGTTGGTGCCGGCCGGAGTATTTGTGCCGCGCCAACTGGACACCGACCTGCTGCTGTTCGGGGGCGGTAGCGGTGTCACCCCGGTGCTGTCGATTCTGCGTTCGGCACTGCTGGCCGGAAACGGGCGAATTCTGCTGATCTACGCCAACCGTGATGAAGCGTCGGTGATCTTTCGCGATCAACTCAAGGCCCTGGCGGCGGCGCATCCGCAGCGCCTGCAAGTGATTCATTGGCTCGACTCGGTCCAGGGCATCCCGACGGTGAGTCAGTTGGCCGAACTGGCACGCCCCTTCGCCAGCGCCGAGGCGTTCATCTGTGGCCCGGGGCCGTTTATGGAGGCTGCTGTTGACGCCCTGCAAACCCTGGGCATGCCCGGTAAGCAGGTACACGTCGAGCGCTTCGTTTCCCTGCCCGAAGAGGGCGAGGTCAAGGCGCTGCCGGCCGTCGACACCAGCGGCCCTGGTAGCCAGCTTTCGGTGCGCCTGGACGGTGAAGAGTTCGAGGTGCCGTGCGCCGAAGGCGAAACGCTGCTCGAGGCGATGCGCCGAGCGGGCCTGCAACCCCCCAGCTCATGCCTGGTGGGCTCATGCGCCACCTGCATGTGCACGGTTGAAAGCGGCGAGGTGCAGATGCTGCGCAACGAAGCCCTCGACCAGCAGGAAATTGACCAGGGCTGGACGCTGGCTTGCCAGTCGCTGGCCCGTAGCGAGCACCTGCGCGTGCTCTTTCCCGAATAA
- a CDS encoding FAD-dependent oxidoreductase: MTAKAQSTSHYDVIVVGSGAGAMTSALFAAEQGLSVLVVEKSDKFGGTSAISGGGIWIPNNHYFAAKGGRDSFELALQYLKAATGEHGDEPRLRAYLEHAPQMIRALEENSHVRYAVAHKYPDYYPQLPGALAGGRTLDPELFDTGLLGDELANLRTPSPSTLLMGRIAWTARHAHKAMSRSFGWRLLILGLMLRYKLDFKWRRKGRRDRRAALGSALVASLRRSLMDRKVPLWLNTDFQALLTDNGRVTGVQVSRDGQPQQLHARRAVIFGSGGFEQNQALRERFLPQPTARDWSATPPGNNTGAALQAGMALGAATALMDWAWWAPTIAVPGEEKPRGVFAERAFPGAIVVNSLGRRFVNEAAPYLEFVDAMYRDNHGSGGQSIPAWVIFDARFRFNYAMGPLMPAQVMPDSRLRKEWLNTLYFKADSLPALAAQIGVDSTGLEQTVKRMNEFARTGIDTEFGRGGNVFDRYYGDSNVKPNPCLAPLGKGPFYAMRLDAGDIGTKGGLLTNEHAQVVSETGEAIPGLYAIGNCSASVMGTSYPGAGGTLGPAMTFGYIAANHIAANR; this comes from the coding sequence ATGACAGCTAAAGCTCAGTCAACTTCCCACTACGACGTGATTGTGGTCGGCTCCGGCGCAGGTGCAATGACCTCGGCGCTGTTTGCTGCCGAGCAGGGTCTATCAGTACTGGTTGTCGAGAAAAGCGACAAATTCGGCGGCACGTCGGCGATTTCCGGTGGTGGTATCTGGATTCCCAACAACCACTATTTTGCCGCCAAGGGCGGGCGTGACAGCTTCGAGCTGGCCCTGCAGTACCTCAAGGCGGCGACCGGTGAACATGGCGATGAACCACGCTTGCGCGCCTACCTTGAACACGCGCCGCAGATGATCCGGGCCCTGGAAGAGAACAGTCACGTACGTTATGCCGTGGCGCACAAGTACCCCGACTACTACCCGCAACTGCCAGGCGCTCTGGCGGGCGGACGCACTCTGGACCCGGAGCTGTTCGACACCGGCCTGCTCGGTGATGAACTCGCCAATCTGCGCACGCCGTCGCCATCGACCCTGTTGATGGGGCGTATCGCCTGGACCGCCCGCCATGCGCACAAAGCCATGTCGCGCTCGTTCGGCTGGCGCCTGCTGATTCTCGGCCTGATGTTGCGTTACAAACTGGATTTCAAATGGCGCCGCAAGGGCCGCCGTGACCGCCGTGCCGCCCTGGGCAGTGCCTTGGTCGCGTCGCTGCGTCGCTCGTTGATGGACCGCAAGGTGCCGCTGTGGTTGAACACCGATTTTCAGGCGCTGCTGACCGATAACGGCCGCGTCACCGGGGTGCAGGTCAGCCGTGACGGGCAGCCCCAGCAATTGCATGCCCGTCGCGCGGTGATCTTCGGCTCCGGGGGCTTTGAGCAGAACCAGGCCTTGCGCGAGCGCTTCTTGCCGCAGCCGACCGCGCGCGACTGGAGCGCCACGCCACCGGGCAACAACACCGGTGCCGCACTGCAGGCCGGGATGGCGCTGGGGGCAGCCACCGCCCTGATGGACTGGGCCTGGTGGGCACCGACCATTGCCGTGCCCGGCGAAGAGAAACCGCGCGGGGTGTTTGCCGAGCGGGCGTTCCCCGGCGCCATTGTGGTCAACAGCCTGGGACGGCGCTTCGTCAACGAGGCGGCGCCGTACCTGGAATTCGTCGATGCCATGTACCGCGATAACCACGGCAGCGGTGGCCAGTCGATTCCAGCCTGGGTGATCTTCGACGCGCGCTTTCGCTTCAACTACGCCATGGGCCCATTGATGCCGGCCCAGGTCATGCCGGACAGCCGCCTACGCAAGGAATGGCTCAATACGCTGTACTTCAAGGCTGACAGCCTGCCGGCGCTGGCCGCGCAGATCGGCGTCGACAGTACCGGACTTGAGCAGACCGTCAAGCGCATGAACGAATTCGCCCGTACCGGTATCGATACCGAGTTCGGCAGGGGCGGCAATGTGTTCGACCGTTACTACGGCGACAGCAACGTCAAACCCAACCCCTGCCTGGCGCCGCTTGGCAAGGGACCGTTCTATGCGATGCGCCTGGACGCCGGCGACATCGGCACCAAGGGCGGGCTGTTGACCAACGAACATGCCCAGGTGGTCAGCGAAACCGGCGAGGCCATCCCAGGCCTGTATGCCATCGGCAACTGCTCGGCATCGGTGATGGGCACCAGTTATCCCGGTGCGGGCGGGACCCTTGGTCCGGCCATGACCTTCGGGTACATCGCGGCCAATCACATTGCCGCCAATCGGTGA